GGCCTTTTTCGTTCTTGAAACCGGCCTTGCCACCGCAGAGGAGATCGACCGGAGCTGCACCCGGGGGCTGGGCTATCCCATGGGCCCCCTAGCCGCGGCAGACGCCTTCGGCCTGGATATCATGCTGGCCTGCATGGAGACCCTTCACCGGGAACTGGGAGACAAATACCGGCCCTGCCCGCTGCTGGTCAGGCTGGTCAGGGCGGGTCATCTGGGGAGGAAAACCGGAAAAGGCGTGTACCCCTATCCCCCCTGACCGGACCAGAGGCGGGCTTGCATTTTTCCCGTTTTTCAAGTAATAAGAGATCAGATGGGATGGTTAATTTTGAACACGTTTGCATACTTCCGGTTTCAGACGAGGGATCAATGGCCGAAAAAAAATTTGAACAGGCAATGCAGCGGTTGGAGGAGATTGTTCAGGGGCTCGAGGGGGGGGATCTCTCCCTGAGCGATTCCCTGAAGGCCTTTGAAGAGGGGATGGACCTGGCCGGGTTCTGCTCCAGGGAACTTGAGGCGGCGGAAAAAAAGGTGACACTCCTGGTAAAGGAAAGCGGCGGGAAATTGAGTGAAGCGCCCTTTGATCTGAACGGAGAGTTATAATGTCCTCTGAAGCGGGTTTTGATCTCAAGGCATATCTTACGGAAAAGAAGGGCCTGGTGGACGCCGCGCTGCAGGACTATTTTCCTGAATCAGAGGGGCTTACCTTCGACCTCATACAGGCCATGCGATACAGCCTCTTTGCAGGGGGCAAGCGGCTGAGGCCGATCCTCTGCATGGCCGGGGCCGAAGCGGTGGGGGGTTCCGGAAGGGACATCCTCCCTGTGGCCTGCGCCCTGGAATTGATCCATACCTATTCTCTGATCCATGACGACCTCCCTGTGATGGATGACGACGATCTCAGGCGGGGCAAACCGACCAATCACAAGGTATTCGGGGAACCGATGGCACTTCTGGCAGGAGACGGACTGTTGACCGAGGCCTTCAGCTTCATGACGTCGCCGGAGATGTCGGATCGGATCCCGCCCCGTACCCTGATTCAGGCGATCCGGATGATCGCCCGGGCCGCCGGGCACCAGGGGATGGTGGGTGGCCAGGCCGTTGACATTCAATGGGAAGGGAGGCCGGCCGACCTTGCGGTGGTAAACTTCATGCACTCCCACAAGACCGGCGCCTTGATCACCGCATCCGTGGCCTCCGGCGCTATACTGGCAGGCGCTGACGGCCCCCGGTTAGAGGCCGTCATCTCCTATGGGGAAAAAATCGGCCTCGCCTTTCAGATCTCGGACGATATCCTGGACATCGAAGGCGACAGCGAAACCATGGGCAAACAGGCCGGGGCCGATGCACAAAAGGGTAAGATGACCTATCCCGCAGTCCTCGGCCTGGATCAATCCAAGTTTATCCAGGGGGAACTGGTACAGGGGGCCATAGACCAACTCCGGGAATTTGACGGCAGGGCAGACCCCCTTCGCCGGATTGCCCAATATATTATCGAGAGAAGAAAATGACCCTATCTGAGTCGAAAGAGCGGCTGCTGGACACCGTCGACAGTCCTGCGGATCTGAAGCAGCTCTCCATTGAGGAACTCCAGCGGTTGGCAGGAGAAATCCGCCATCAGATCATCGAGACCACCTCCAAGACCGGGGGCCACCTGGCACCCAGTCTGGGGGCCGTCGAGCTGGCCCTTGCCCTCCACTACGTGTTCGACGCCCCGAAAGACAAGATCATCTGGGACGTGGGACATCAGGCCTATGCCCACAAGCTGATTACCGGCCGAAGAGACCGGTTTCACACCTTACGGACCTATGGAGGGATCAGCGGATTCCCCAAGAGATCTGAGAGCCCCTACGACACCTTTGATACCGGACACAGCAGCACCTCCATCTCGGCGGGTCTCGGGATCTCAACGGCCAAGGAACTCAAGGGGGAGAAGAGCAAGGTGATATCGGTGATCGGCGATGGTTCCATGACCGCTGGAATGGCCTTTGAAGGCCTTAACCAGGCCGGGGAAACCGAAAAGGACCTGATCGTCGTCTTAAACGATAATGCCATGTCCATCGCCCCCAATGTCGGCGCCTTCTCCTCCTTCATCAGCCGCAAGATGACCGGCAGGCGGTTCGTCAATCTCAGGAAAGACCTGGAGAATTTCATCAAGTCCCTGCCGGGCGTGGGGGAGAATATCCTGAGTTTTGTCCGCAAGGGCGAGGACTCATTCATTACCTTTTTTACACCGGGCATGATGTTCGAGGCCTTCAAGTTCAAATATATCGGCCCCATACAGGGCCACCGTCTCGACATGCTCATCGAGGCCTTCACCAATGCCGCCAACCTGGAGGGGCCTGTCCTGGTCCATGCCCTGACAGTGAAGGGGAAGGGCTATGCCTTTGCCGAAAAAGACCCGGCCTATTTCCACGGCGTCGGCTCATTTGAGATCCCCACGGGCACGCCCCCCAAAAACAAGCCTGGAACGTCTCCCTCCTATACCTCCGTATTCGGAGCCACCATGGTGGATCTGGCTCAAAAAGATGACAAGCTGTTTGCCGTTACCGCGGCCATGCCCGAGGGCACCGGTTTGTCTGCATTTTCCCAGGCCTTTCCCGAACGGTTTCTGGATGTGGGCATTGCGGAACAGCACGCCGTGACCTTTGCCGCGGGACTTGCCACCGAGGGGTTCAAACCGGTGGTGGCCATCTATTCCACATTTCTCCAGAGGGCCTATGATCAGATTATCCACGATGTCTGCCTCACCAATCTGCCGGTGGTGTTCGCCCTTGACAGGGGGGGGCTCGTGGGAGAAGACGGACCCACCCATCACGGCCATTTTGATATTACGTACCTGCGAAGCCTTCCCAATATGACCTTCATGGCGCCCAAGGACGAAAATGAATTGCGGCATATGCTCTACACGGCCCTGCAGCATCCCGGACCTGTGGCCATCCGATACCCCCGGGGGAAAGGGGTCGGCGCGGCCATAGATCCCGAGTACAAGCTGCTTCCGATCGGCCAAGCAGAGGTCCTCAAGGAGGGGAAGGACTTGCAGATCTTTGCCCTGGGGAGCATGGTCGCCCCCTCCCTGGAGGCGGCGGCGGTTTTGGAAAAAGAAGGGGTTTCTGCGGGCGTGGTCAACTGCCGGTTTGTCAAACCGCTGGACAGCAGTCTGGTGGACATCGCGGCCGCCTCGGGCCGGGTCCTGGCGGTGGAGGAAAACATCCGGCAGGGGGGACTCGGCGGGGCCTTGCTGGAGCTTTTCAATGATGCGGGATTGAGAGACGTGCGCGTCAGGAGGATCGGGCTTCCAGACAAATTCGTGGAGCACGGCCCCCAGGATATCCTGAGGGCGAAATACGGATTGGACAGCGCCGGCATCCTGAGGGAGGCAAAAAGCCTGCTGTGAGTGTCGAGCGCCCTGCAAAGGACCGGTGGAGACTGGACCGCCTTCTGGTGGACAGGGGCCTGGCCGGGAGCAGGGAAAAGGCAAAGGCCATGATCATGGCCGGTCTCGTTTTGGTGGATGGTACGCGGGTTGACAAGCCCGGGCATCCTGTGCCGGATCAGGCAGCCGTCTCTCTCAAGGAGTCCCGCCCGCCGTTTGTCAGCCGGGGCGGCCAGAAACTGGAGGCCGCGCTCGAACACTTTCGAGTAAGCGTCCAGGCGCTCACCCTGCTGGATGTGGGGGCATCCACCGGAGGGTTTACAGACTGTCTCCTCAAGCGCGGTGCCGGCAGGGTCACGGCAATCGATGTGGGCTACGGCCAGCTGGACTGGACGCTCCGGCAGGACCCGAGGGTGGAAGTCCTTGAAAAAACAAACATCCGGTACCTGGAACCGGAACGTCTGAACATCCTTGCCCATGGGGCGGTCATTGACGTCTCGTTTATCTCGCTCAAACAGGTTGTCCCTCCTGTTTCCCGGCTCCTTCGGGAAAACGCCTTTATCATTGCGCTGATCAAGCCCCAATTCGAGGTGGGAAAGGGGAAGGTCGGCAAAGGGGGGGTCGTGCGGGACCCTCTCCTTCACCAGGGGGTCATTGAGGACCTGACCCGGTTTTTTGAACACTCGGGGTGGCGGGTTCACGGGCATATCCCCTCTCCCCTCCTGGGACCCAAGGGGAACCGGGAGTTTCTTGTTTATATGACGAGGGATTAGCGGGAAACTGGATGCTGGATGCTGGATACTTGATACTTGATACTTGATGCTGGATACTGGATACGCTCATGGCTCATGACCGATAGCTGAATCCCGCTTTCCAGCGGGACTCAACAGCTATGCAGCTCAGCTCACTTCAGCCACTTTTTTTTCCGGACGGTGAACAATGTCTGTTGAACGGTTACTGGAGATCATCGAGGAGATCGCCGCGGGGAGATACTCCAACGACATCATGGAACTGACCCGGGAGGATCAGCCCGAGCCGGTGCGGGCCATTGCCGAGGCCATGGGCCTCATGATGGTGAAGGTGGAGGCCAGGGAGTACCGGTTGGAACTGATGGTGAAAGAGCTCGAGGAGTTGAACGAAAAAATCCGGCAGAGCACCATCAATTCGGTTTCCGCCATGGCCAATGCCCTGGCGGCCCGGGATGTCTACACCGAAGGCCATGCGGAAAGGGTCGCCGGCCTGGCCGTTCGGATCGCCCGTGAGTTGGGCATGGGAGAAGAGGACGTGGAATATGTCCGATTGGGGGGGATCCTGCACGATATCGGTAAAATCGGATTTTCAGACCGGCTCTTTAATCCCCATCCCGCCAGGAATCCCCCTGACGTGGTCAAGGAGATCATGAGTCATCCGGCCACCGGGGTCAAGATCCTCCAGGCCCTCGATTTCCTGGGACCGGCCCTCAGTTATGTCCACTCTCACCACGAACGGCCCGACGGCAAAGGCTATCCCTGCGGTCTCGCGGACAAAGAGATCCCGTTAGGCGCCAAGATACTGGCCGTGGCCGATGCCTTTGACGCCATGACCACCGATAGACCCTATCAAAAGGGCAAACCCCCGGATATGGCCCTCAACATTTTGAAAACTCATGCGGGGACAAAATGGGACAGGGACTGCGTGGCCGCCTTTGAGGCGGTCATGAATCCTTCCAGATAAAACCCGGGAGTTCCTTTGTATCTGTCCGTGGCCCGGACAGTTTAGTGGGACGCGCGCTTGGATGCCTTGAGCGGGTTCACCTTTGCGGCGTCTTTTTTGGCAGATGCTTGAATATGGGTCGCCATGTTGCAGGCCCCCATACGCCACTTGGCGGCAGGATCAGGGGATACCGTACAATATTTGCCGGTGGGATATTCTGCGGCTTTCTGGCAGCCTTCGCACGCCTCAATAATGATATGGCAGCTGCCGCCATTGAATCCGCAGCCTTTCTTGGACATGAAGAAACACTCCTGACCTTCTTTTACAGTTGAACAAACCATTTTGACCACATCCTTTCTGTATGCATTAATTAAAATTTTCTTAAGCGGAGTTTTATGCCTGATTGAAACCTGGGTGTCAAGCAAAATAGACATCGGATCTCCCTTTTCAAGGAAAAATCCGAAAGACCGGTAAAAAGTATTGAGCGCGTGGCAGGGTTTCCGCCTTAGACTCGTTGTCTGTAACTTCTCTGCAACGTGCGAAGAAGGGTTGCCCGTGGGCGTCCGGAGTTGGCACTGGTTCCCGCGCTCTGTGTGGGGACCAGGGAGATGAAATACGCCCGCGATGAACCCAAAAAACCCGTACACGTCAAGGCTTAGGGTCTTCAGCGTATAGGCCGAGCCCCAGTTCCTTCAGCTGTTGCGGGTCCACACCGGAGGGGGCATCCGTCATCAGACACGCTGCGCTGGTGGTTTTGGGAAAGGCGATGATCTCCCGGATCGATTGCACCCCGGTCATGAGGGCCACCAGCCGGTCGAATCCCAGGGCCATCCCGCCGTGGGGAGGGGCGCCATACCGAAGGGCCTCCAGCAGGAACCCGAATTTCATCCGGGCCTCTTCAGGAGGGATCCCCAGGGTATGGAAGATCCTTTCCTGAACCGCCATGGTGTGAATCCGGATGCTCCCCCCGCCGATCTCCGAGCCGTTTAAGACCAGATCGTAGGCCCTGGCCCTGACCCGTTCGGGCGTTTCCGCGAGGAGGTCCAGATCCTCTTCCAGGGGGGAGGTAAAGGGGTGATGGACCGCGGCCAGCCTCCCTTCGGACTCATCATACTCAAACAGGGGGAACTGGGTGATCCATACAAAGGAATAGACCTCTTGCGGGATCAGATCCTGTTGCCGGGCCACCTGCAGCCGCAGGGCCCCCAATGCCTGATTCACGATTCCCGGCCGATCCGCCACCATGAGGATCAGGTCTTCCGGCCGGACGTCGAGCCTCTGGTTGAGGGCGTGTTGCGCCCCCTCCTGGAAGAACTTGGCCAGAGAGGACTGCCAGCCTTGCGGGCCGACCTTGATCCAGGAAAGACCCTTTGCCCCGGCGGTCTTCACCACCTTAGTGAGGTCGTCCAGCCCTTTCCGGGAATAGGAAGGCCCCCCCTTTTCCACCCGGATCGCCTTCACCGCGCCCCCCGAGGCGACCACCTCCCTGAAGACCCTGAAATCGGATTGCGCTGCCAAATCGCTGATATCCCGCAGCTCCATGCCGAAGCGCAGGTCCGGCCGGTCCGTACCGAACCGGTCCATGGCCTCCTGGTAGGTCAGACGCTGAATGGGCAGGGGGATCTCCCGGTCCAGGATCCTATGGAACAGCTCGGCCATCATCCCTTCAAAAATGTCCATGACCCGGTCTTCGTCAACAAAGGCCATCTCCAGGTCCACCTGGGTAAATTCAGGCTGGCGGTCGGCCCTGAGGTCTTCGTCCCGAAAGCAGCGGACGATCTGGTAGTAGCGGTCGAACCCGGCCACCATGAGAAGCTGTTTGAAGAGCTGGGGCGATTGGGGGAGGGCATAAAACATCCCCTTGCTGACCCGGCTCGGGACCAGATAATCCCTGGCCCCCTCGGGTGTGCTCCTGGTGAGAATCGGCGTTTCCACCTCGATAAACCCTTTTTGGTCCAGGAATTGCCGGATGCAGGAGGCGATCTGGTGGCGTTTGCGGAAATTACGGAAGAGCTGCGGCCTTCTCAGTTCCAGATAGCGATACTTCAATCTCAGGGTCTCGGAGGCATCCACGGCCCCGTCCACCTGGAAGGGGGGCGTTTCGGTGAGGTTGAGGATCTTCATCCCGGTCACCATCACCTCGATGTCGCCGGTCGGCATCTGGCTGTTTTCCTGGCCCCGAAGCCGGGGCGTCACCTCTCCCTGGATGGCCACGACCCATTCATTTCTCAACACATGGGCCTTTTCATGGGTTTGATGATTCACCTGGGGATCAAAGACCGCCTGGGTGATCCCCTCCCTGTCCCGAAGGTCAATAAAAATCAGATTTCCCAGGTCCCGCCTGCTGTTGACCCATCCCATGAGGGTCACTTCCCGGCCCGCGTCCGCTTTCCTCAAGGCCCCGCAATCGTGTGTGCGCAACCAGTTCCCTAACGAATCAATTTCCGGCATCCCGTTCTCTCTCATCCTTTAGAATTTCTTTTAAGACGTTTACGGCATCTTTTAATTCCACATCCCTTTGTTCTTTGGTGAGCATGTTTCTCAGTGCGCCCCTGCCGATCTCAAGTTCTTTTTCGCCCACCATCAGGACCTGTCCGGCCCCGAGCCGGTCCGCCTTTTTCATCTGGGATTTAAGCCCTGTCGACCCATAATCGATTTCCACCCAGAGGCCGTTTCTCCGGAGGTCCACGGCCCATTTGAAGGCGAGCCTGGCAGCGGCCCCCCCCAACGCGGCGATAAAGAGATCGGGACGCCTCTCTTGAAGCGGATGGTCGTCTCCGATCAGGGCGACCACCCGTTCCATGCCCAGTGCAAATCCGATGGCAGGATGATCCGGCCCGCCCAGGAGTTTCACCAGACCGTCGTACCGGCCCCCGCCGGCAACGGCGTTCTGTGCGCCGAGGCGTTCTGTCTGGATTTCAAAGGTGGTCCGGTTGTAGTAATCAAGCCCCCTGACAAGCCGGTCATTCAAAACAAACGGGATCTCCAGGTCGCGGAGGGCATCCTGGAGAGATCCGAAATGTTCCCGGCACGCCTCGCAGAGAAATCCGGCGATGGAGGGGGCGTCAGAGACCATCTCTTTACACGCGTCCACCTTGCAGTCAAAGACCCGGAGGGGGTTGACGTCGGCCCGTCGCTGACAGTCCTCACAGAGCCGGGGCCTCTTGTCCATCAGAAAATCCTTGAGCTCTTCCCGGAACCTGGGCCGGCACTCGGCACACCCGAGGGAGTTGAGGTTGAGGGTCACATCATCGAGCCCAATGGACCGAAACAGGAAAACGGCCATGGCGATCATGTCCGCATCACTCCTGGGGCCCGGGTCCCCGAACAATTCGGCGTTTATCTGATGAAACTGCCTGAAGCGTCCCTTCTGGGGCCGCTCATGCCGGAACATCGGCCCGATGCTGTATAATTTTTGCACCGGGTAGGTCTGATAGGACCTGTTCTGGATATAGGCCCTCACCACTGAGGCGGTGGCCTCCGGCCGCAGGGTGAGGCTTCGCCCCTTGATGTCAAGGAAAGTGTACATCTCCTTGGATACGATATCGGTTTCCTGGCCGATGCCGCGGCTGAAGAGTTCTGTCTTCTCCAGTATGGGGGTCCTGATCTCCTGAAAGCCAAAGGTCTCAAAAACGCGTCTCGCCTCGCCCTCAATCCACTCCCAGACCCGTGTCTCGTCAGGAAGGATGTCTCTGAATCCCTTGATGGCGACAATTTCCAATGAATTTATAACCTCTCTTTCGTTGTGAATAGTTTTTAGGCGTAAGGCGCCAGGCCCAAGAACACGGGGTGAGCGGGTAAGCTGTTGAGCTGGTAAGTCCCGCTGGAAAGCGGGATTGCGCTACTCAGCCATCCGCCATCCGCCCATCCAGTTTCAAGTATCCAGTATCCAGTATCCAGTATCCAGCATCCAGCATCCAGTATCAAGTATCCAGCATCCAGCAACCAGCAACCAGCATCCAGCAACCCGCCCCTATTCCACCTTGATTCGGGTGGCCTTTTTTTGTCCCCGGGGAACGCCCTCCTTCTCCAGGTCTTCTATCTTTTCATCGATCAGGGATTTCACGGCCTTGAGGAACTCGATCCGTGACCGGGACAGATGTTCTGTAAATTTGGATTTCCTCCGGGATGCCTTTTCAAGTTTTGAAAAAAACCTGCCGATCGGGCATATCATCTGTTCGTTCAGAGTCTCATCTTTTGTTTTGACCATGGCTACCTCCAATTCAACCGCTTTCATCAAGGTTCAAACGCAATGGACAGATCCGCCCCGTCGAGTTTGGCGCTGACCGATGTCGAGGAGGCCACCTGTCTGGGGAGGAGGATGTGCCGCTTGAAGCCTCCGATACGGATAACCAGTTCATCCGACACCTTATTGAGGTCCACATCCTTCTTCTCTATAAAGGGGAGCTTGATCTTCAACTGGTACCTGCCGTTGACCTTGACCAGAGAATACGGCTGCCCGTCAAAAAACCGCTCCAGCGGGTCCCTGTCTCCGTATATCTGATCAGCCAGCAACGCGAGGCTTTCCTTCCCCAATATCTCTCCCCTGAAGAGATTTACCGGAAAAAGGGGAATCGGGCTGAAATACGCCTCTGCCTGCCGGATATATTCGCCCTGCCGCTCCCTCCAGTCCTCAAAATAGTCGTCATGAATACTCTCCGGAAGAATACGATTCATGATAATGGCGTCTATGCTCATTTTGTAAAGAGAAAAATACATGAAGGCCCGCTGGGTTTCCTTGAGTACGATCTTTTCAGGATTGGTGACGAGACGCACCGTTGTTGTCTTGGGATCCACCAGGATCTCGTCCACCCCCTGCAGGCGCTGGAACAGGAATTCAATGGCATCAAAGTAGTCTTCGCCCGGAAGGGGAACATCGTACAGCCGTTTGGCGATGGGACGGGCATACCTGGCAATGGCCTTTTCCATCTTGAATATCTTTTTTATGTACCATTCCAGGGTGGTTGGAATGCTGATGAACCTGAGCGATTCGCCCGTGGGTGCGCAATCCAGAAGAATGACATCGAATTTCTTTGTCCGGACATACCGATTGATGTAGAGGAGGAGACTCACCTCCTCCATCCCCGGCAGGATGGCCAGTTCCTCGGCCAGGATCTCATCCAGCCCGGTGGTGTTGAGGAGGGTGGAGATGTATTTGTGGATATCCCCCCAGTTCTTTTCGATCTCTTCCTGAATATCCAGTTCCTGGATCCAGAGGGTATTTCCCACCTTGATCGGTTTCCCTCGGTTCTTGTCAATCAGGCCCCTGTCCAGGTCAAAAATATCGGCAAGGCTGTGGGCCACATCCAGAGACATGACCAGGGTCTTTTTGCCTGCACGGGCCGCCTTGATCCCTGTGGCGGCGGCCACACTGGTCTTCCCGACCCCGCCCTTCCCCGCAAAAAATATGATTCTCATTTGATTTCGATTCAGATCGTGTTACTGTTTTGCATTCAGGACATTTTCCAACATGAGCCAAAAAGTTTACCACACTCTCCGCAATTTTAAAAGGAGTAACGATTCCGGGAGTAAGGATATGGCGTCCGCACCAAAACCCGTCTATCCCGAGACGTCGTTACTGAATCCCTGACCACTGCCGGAAGGAGATGGCTTGTATGGACTTGATATTCCTGGGAACCGGCGCGGCCTGGGGTCTCCCGGAACTGAACTGCGACTGCCTCATCTGCCGTGAGATGCGGCAAAAAGGGGAAAAGCGGGATCGCACCTCCCTCCTCCTGAAGAACCAGACCACACTCCTGGTGGACTGCGGCCCGGATGCAAGGTCCCAGCTGACAAGACACAACATCGACAGGATCGATGGGGTGTTGATCACCCATGAACACAGCGACCACTACATCGGTCTCGACGAGCTTTTTGCATTCAAAAGGAACAGGCCCCGGGGGGCATTCAAACCCATACCGGTCTATCTTACGTCCAGAAGTCACCAGGTGATACGAAAGCGGTTTGATTATCTGGAAGATATGGAGGTCATCCGGGTTTGCACTATCGAGCCGGGGCAATGGGTTAACGTCTGCGAGTTTGAGGTGTTTCCCTTCGACACCTATCACGGACCTTTTGCACAGGGGTCGGTGGGGTTCCTTTTCAAGGTCAAAGGCATTTCAGGGGAAACCGTACGGATCGTGTACACCTCTGATTTCTCGGACATCCCCGATCCGCCATCGGATCTCTTTGAACCCGATTATCTGGTGATTCAATCCTTCTGGCTCAATGAACCTGTGCATAATCGGCCCCACCACATGAGTTTTCAAAGGGCCATCCGGTTCATTAAACGTCTCAGACCCAAAAAGGAGACCTTCCTCGTTCACATGGGCGATGCGGACAGGGTTGCCGGCGACCCGGCCAACAGCTTTCTCAAGAAATACGAACCCAAAGACCCGATGCGGCCCCCAGCCGGAGGGGATCCCTATCCCATCCCCCTCAACCAGGCCCAGTGGCAGGAAACCGTCAATCGCATCATCTCGGACAGGCAGGTCCCCTATCCGATTACCGTTGCCCATGACGACCTCTCCCTGAAAGCGTGAATGGTTGGACAGACAAGGAAATTGATTTTCGTCCTCTTTGGCGGGAAGAGATTGTATTGACACACCGTATCAATCTTCCTTATACTCATTAAGCTATATTAACCTGAAAAATGAACTTATATTATGATCTCCACAGTCCAAAGTTCTCGTAATGTATTGATTTTATTGAATGCATAAATTCCAGGCCGTCATTCCGGCGAAGCTTGTCCCGGACTCCGATCCGGGAGCCGGAATCCAGTGTCTTTTTGATAACTTAAATGTCCTGGATGTCGGTCGAAGATCCCGTACTTGCGGGGATCACGTCCGGCATGACGTGAAATCTTTGGACTGTCAAGTTATGATGGTCTCGTAAAAAGTCAGGAAATGTCATTTTTCGTCATTCCGGCGAAAGCCGGAATCCAGTCCCGCAACAGCGGGATTCAATCAGTTAAAAAACCTCTGGACCCCGTTTTTCAACGGGGTGACGACTTTTTACGAATGCATCAAGTTATGACGTGAAAAAATCTAATTTTCAGCCTTCTCTTTTTGGTTGTTTTTGCCAGGCAACATACTCACACCTAATTGAAATATCTTGGACCTTCAAGGGGACCTAAAAAAAACATGTCAGGAGGGAGGCAAGAATGAAAACAGATCGATTTCGACAAATCCCGTACCTTGTGATCCTAATTGGGCTGGCCTTTGTTTATCAAGGCATCGATTCAGCCGAGGCAGCCACTTTTTGTGTGACCAACAGCAGTCAGCTCCATGCAGCGCTGGGCACTGCGGAAGACAACGGCGAGGCGGACGAGATACACATCGCACAGGGGGCCTATACCGGCAATTTCACGTATCAGTCCCAGGAAGCCCTTGCCGTCATGGGGGGATATACGGCTGACTGCTCCTCCAGGGTCCTAAACCCTTCGAATACCGTCCTGTCACGCAATTCTTCAGCGACGATCTTGAGAATCACTATCGAAGGGGACGCTGATTTTGAGTGTGACGGCATTACCTTCCAAAATGGTTCAGCCGAACGGGGGGGCGGGCTGCGCATAGACTCATGGAATGGGAATGTGACGGTCAGCAACAACATCGCCTATGGCAACCATGCCGCCGAGTTCGGCGGGGGAATGTATATTTCCTCAGGCGGAACCATCACGCTTTCCCATAACACGATCTATGGAAACGATAGCGATTACTACGGCGGCGGCGCCAGCATCCACGGCGAAGGCACCCTTGTTTTGACGGCCAATGTAATCAGGGACAACATCGCGGACGGTGCGGCCGGCGGCATACATGCATCCGGCGGCTCCGTATCCGTGATCAACAATCTTTTTTATGGTAATTTCGCCACGTGGTATCACGGGGCCGTCCTTGTTGAAGGGGACTCCATCCGGGTCATCAACAATACCATCGCATCCAACTTATCAGAAGGGTTGGGTGCAGGTCTGACGGTCATGCTAGACCAAGATTCGGACAATGCCGAGATACACAACAACATTATCTACGCCAACAGCGGGTATTATGAGGGGAATGACCTTTGTATCTTTAACGATCAAAATGAAAACGGCGTTGCATCGCCGGTGAGCCTGCTCAACAACGACTTTGATCAAAGCGCGGCAGGAACCGATATCGTCCTCCCGTTTTCCATTGACCCAAGTAACCTGGATAACAGAGACCCGCTGTTTGTCAGTACGGGGACAGGAGACTATCGTCTGACAAAAGGGTCTCCCTGCATTGACACGGGCACCTCCACGGATGCCCCGGCAACGGATATCAGAGGGACATCGCGGCCCCAGGGTCCGGGGTATGACATGGGCGCTTATGAGTATGCTGACCCTAAGCCGGACATCAAGGCGAACGGCCAGGATGGCACTTTAGTCGTTACGCAAAGCGATCCGGTCTCGATTACGGTGAGCATGAATCCGGGCGACATGGCCCAGAGCACCGCCGATTGGTGGATAGCCGTCCACACGCCCCTTGCCTCGCCGGCGAACTGGTATTCGTATGTGTTCCCGACCGGATGGCAACCCGGGATCCATATGTGCATCCAGTATCCTCTATTTAGCCTCTCCACCCTGGCGCTGCCTCAAATGTCGTTCGTTTCAGGAGACTA
This Deltaproteobacteria bacterium DNA region includes the following protein-coding sequences:
- a CDS encoding polyprenyl synthetase family protein, which translates into the protein MSSEAGFDLKAYLTEKKGLVDAALQDYFPESEGLTFDLIQAMRYSLFAGGKRLRPILCMAGAEAVGGSGRDILPVACALELIHTYSLIHDDLPVMDDDDLRRGKPTNHKVFGEPMALLAGDGLLTEAFSFMTSPEMSDRIPPRTLIQAIRMIARAAGHQGMVGGQAVDIQWEGRPADLAVVNFMHSHKTGALITASVASGAILAGADGPRLEAVISYGEKIGLAFQISDDILDIEGDSETMGKQAGADAQKGKMTYPAVLGLDQSKFIQGELVQGAIDQLREFDGRADPLRRIAQYIIERRK
- a CDS encoding HD domain-containing protein, which codes for MSVERLLEIIEEIAAGRYSNDIMELTREDQPEPVRAIAEAMGLMMVKVEAREYRLELMVKELEELNEKIRQSTINSVSAMANALAARDVYTEGHAERVAGLAVRIARELGMGEEDVEYVRLGGILHDIGKIGFSDRLFNPHPARNPPDVVKEIMSHPATGVKILQALDFLGPALSYVHSHHERPDGKGYPCGLADKEIPLGAKILAVADAFDAMTTDRPYQKGKPPDMALNILKTHAGTKWDRDCVAAFEAVMNPSR
- the dxs gene encoding 1-deoxy-D-xylulose-5-phosphate synthase translates to MTLSESKERLLDTVDSPADLKQLSIEELQRLAGEIRHQIIETTSKTGGHLAPSLGAVELALALHYVFDAPKDKIIWDVGHQAYAHKLITGRRDRFHTLRTYGGISGFPKRSESPYDTFDTGHSSTSISAGLGISTAKELKGEKSKVISVIGDGSMTAGMAFEGLNQAGETEKDLIVVLNDNAMSIAPNVGAFSSFISRKMTGRRFVNLRKDLENFIKSLPGVGENILSFVRKGEDSFITFFTPGMMFEAFKFKYIGPIQGHRLDMLIEAFTNAANLEGPVLVHALTVKGKGYAFAEKDPAYFHGVGSFEIPTGTPPKNKPGTSPSYTSVFGATMVDLAQKDDKLFAVTAAMPEGTGLSAFSQAFPERFLDVGIAEQHAVTFAAGLATEGFKPVVAIYSTFLQRAYDQIIHDVCLTNLPVVFALDRGGLVGEDGPTHHGHFDITYLRSLPNMTFMAPKDENELRHMLYTALQHPGPVAIRYPRGKGVGAAIDPEYKLLPIGQAEVLKEGKDLQIFALGSMVAPSLEAAAVLEKEGVSAGVVNCRFVKPLDSSLVDIAAASGRVLAVEENIRQGGLGGALLELFNDAGLRDVRVRRIGLPDKFVEHGPQDILRAKYGLDSAGILREAKSLL
- the xseB gene encoding exodeoxyribonuclease VII small subunit translates to MAEKKFEQAMQRLEEIVQGLEGGDLSLSDSLKAFEEGMDLAGFCSRELEAAEKKVTLLVKESGGKLSEAPFDLNGEL
- a CDS encoding TlyA family RNA methyltransferase, with the translated sequence MSVERPAKDRWRLDRLLVDRGLAGSREKAKAMIMAGLVLVDGTRVDKPGHPVPDQAAVSLKESRPPFVSRGGQKLEAALEHFRVSVQALTLLDVGASTGGFTDCLLKRGAGRVTAIDVGYGQLDWTLRQDPRVEVLEKTNIRYLEPERLNILAHGAVIDVSFISLKQVVPPVSRLLRENAFIIALIKPQFEVGKGKVGKGGVVRDPLLHQGVIEDLTRFFEHSGWRVHGHIPSPLLGPKGNREFLVYMTRD
- a CDS encoding PxxKW family cysteine-rich protein, with product MVCSTVKEGQECFFMSKKGCGFNGGSCHIIIEACEGCQKAAEYPTGKYCTVSPDPAAKWRMGACNMATHIQASAKKDAAKVNPLKASKRASH